From one Lotus japonicus ecotype B-129 chromosome 3, LjGifu_v1.2 genomic stretch:
- the LOC130743175 gene encoding trifunctional UDP-glucose 4,6-dehydratase/UDP-4-keto-6-deoxy-D-glucose 3,5-epimerase/UDP-4-keto-L-rhamnose-reductase RHM1: protein MASYTPKNILITGAAGFIASHVANRLVRTYPDYKIVVLDKLDYCSNLKNLLPSKSSPNFKFVKGDIGSADLVNHLLITESIDTIMHFAAQTHVDNSFGNSFEFTKNNIYGTHVLLEACKVTGQIRRFIHVSTDEVYGETDEDAVVGNHEASQLLPTNPYSATKAGAEMLVMAYGTSYGLPVITTRGNNVYGPNQFPEKLIPKFILLAMQGKTLPIHGDGSNVRSYLYCEDVAEAFEVILHRGEVGHVYNIGTKKERRVIDVAKDICNLFSKDPETSIKFVDNRPFNDQRYFLDDQKLKVLGWSERTTWEEGLKKTMEWYTQNPDWWGDVTGALLPHPRMLMMPGGMERHYEGSEGENPASLASSNTRMVVPSSKSNGTQQKPPFKFLIYGRTGWIGGLLGKLCDKQGIPYEYGKGRLEDRSSVVADINNVKPTHVFNAAGVTGRPNVDWCESHKTETIRTNVAGTLTLADVCRENGILVINYATGCIFEYDASHPEGSGIGFKEEDKPNFIGSFYSKTKAMVEELLREYDNVCTLRVRMPISSDLSNPRNFITKISRYNKVVNIPNSMTILDELLPISIEMAKRNLRGIWNFTNPGVVSHNEILEMYRDYIDPNFKWVNFNLEEQAKVIVAPRSNNELDASKLNNEFPELLPIKESLIKYVFEPNKK from the exons ATGGCTTCATATACCCCAAAGAATATCCTTATTACTGGGGCTGCTGGGTTCATTGCCTCTCATGTTGCCAACCGGCTTGTCAGGACCTATCCAGACTACAAAATTGTTGTGCTCGATAAACTCGATTATTGTTCCAATCTGAAGAACCTCCTTCCTTCCAAATCATCTCCTAACTTCAAGTTTGTGAAGGGGGACATTGGTAGTGCTGATCTTGTCAACCACCTTCTTATCACCGAGTCCATTGATACTATAATGCACTTTGCTGCTCAAACACATGTTGACAACTCCTTTGGTAATAGCTTTGAGTTCACCAAGAACAACATATATGGAACTCATGTCCTATTAGAAGCCTGCAAGGTAACTGGACAAATCAGAAGGTTCATTCATGTCAGCACAGACGAGGTGTACGGGGAGACAGATGAGGATGCTGTTGTGGGAAACCATGAGGCTTCCCAACTTCTTCCAACAAACCCATACTCTGCAACAAAGGCTGGGGCTGAAATGCTTGTTATGGCATATGGTACGTCATATGGTTTACCTGTCATCACAACTCGTGGGAACAATGTTTACGGGCCAAATCAGTTTCCTGagaagttaattccaaagttcatcCTACTGGCCATGCAAGGAAAGACTCTTCCAATTCATGGGGATGGTTCAAATGTGAGGAGTTACTTATATTGTGAAGATGTTGCGGAGGCATTTGAAGTTATCCTTCATAGGGGAGAGGTTGGTCATGTCTACAATATCGGGACAAAGAAGGAAAGGAGAGTTATTGATGTGGCCAAAGATATATGCAATCTTTTCTCAAAGGATCCAGAAACAAGTATAAAATTTGTAGATAATAGACCATTTAATGACCAGAGGTACTTTCTCGACGATCAAAAgctgaaggttttgggttggtCTGAGAGGACCACTTGGGAAGAGGGCCTGAAGAAAACCATGGAATGGTATACACAAAATCCTGATTGGTGGGGTGATGTCACAGGAGCGTTGCTTCCTCATCCAAGGATGCTGATGATGCCTGGTGGGATGGAGAGACATTATGAAGGATCTGAAGGTGAAAACCCTGCTTCCTTGGCTTCAAGTAATACTCGAATGGTTGTTCCGTCATCCAAGAGCAATGGTACTCAGCAGAAACCTCCTTTTAAGTTCTTGATCTATGGTAGAACAGGGTGGATTGGAGGTTTGCTGGGGAAACTGTGCGATAAGCAAGGAATTCCATATGAATATGGAAAGGGGCGCCTAGAGGATCGCTCCTCAGTGGTGGCTGACATTAATAATGTGAAACCAACCCATGTTTTTAATGCTGCAGGCGTGACTGGTAGACCCAATGTCGATTGGTGTGAATCTCACAAAACAGAAACCATCAGAACTAATGTGGCTGGCACTTTAACATTGGCTGATGTTTGCAGAGAGAATGGGATCTTGGTGATAAATTACGCTACTGGGTGCATATTTGAGTATGATGCATCGCATCCTGAAGGCTCCGGCATTGGTTTTAAGGAGGAAGACAAGCCCAATTTCATTGGCTCTTTCTATTCCAAAACTAAAGCTATG GTTGAGGAGCTCTTGAGAGAGTATGACAATGTATGCACCCTCAGGGTTCGCATGCCGATTTCATCTGACCTGAGCAACCCGCGCAACTTCATCACGAAGATTTCTCGTTATAACAAGGTAGTTAACATTCCAAACAGCATGACTATTTTGGATGAGCTTCTGCCAATTTCAATTGAGATGGCAAAGAGGAACCTGAGGGGAATCTGGAACTTCACAAACCCTGGGGTAGTGAGCCACAACGAGATCCTTGAGATGTACAGGGATTACATTGACCCCAACTTCAAGTGGGTTAACTTCAATCTGGAAGAGCAAGCCAAGGTAATTGTTGCTCCTCGAAGCAACAATGAACTGGATGCTTCCAAATTGAATAACGAATTCCCAGAATTGCTTCCCATCAAGGAATCACTAATCAAGTATGTCTTCGAGCCAAACAAGAAATAA